The DNA window GTATCGACGCGGATGTCAATGAGACGATGAAGGAAGAAGTAGCCGAGGAGGACAAGGAAGCGCTCGGCAAATCGGAGGAGACTCTGACGGAACTTTTCCGCAAAACACTGGGAGACGACAAGCTCCAGGTTAAGGTGGAGAAACTTAAAAACGAGTCCATTTCCTCGATGATTACCGTTTCTGAGGAATCACGCCGTATGCAGGAAATGATGAAGATGTACAACATGTACGGAATGGATCCTTCCATGTTCGGCGGAAGCGGACAGGTTTTAATCCTGAATGCAAACAATAATCTGGTTCAGTATGTGCTGGAGAACGGTGAGGGCGAGAACACAGGAAAGATTTGTGAACAGCTCTATGATTTGGCGCTGCTCAGCCACGGCTCCCTGACACCGGAGAGAATGACAAAATTTATTGCAAGAAGCAACGAGATTATGGGAATGCTTGCTAAATAAGATTCCCGGACGTTCAGAATAGTGAGAAGACACAGGGCGCCCTGTGCGTAGAAAAAACTGTTACCGAAAGCAGATTTCTATGCAGGGCGCCCTGCGTCTTTTTAATGGGTAATATAACAAAAAATTGTTGTTGAGAACGACAAAATACATTGTTGGATTTTGTGGATTGGATGTCATACAATAAGGACAGACGATGAAAGAAAAGACTGGCCATGGCGGCTTTGATCGTAACCACACAAATGAAATGAGGGGGAAAACATGGAACCATCCACACTAACGATTATTATTCTGATACTTGCAGTTATTTCTTTTCTTCTTGAGAAAATACCAGTCAATATGACAGTAATGCTGACGCTGTGTGCTCTGGTGCTGACGGGACTGGTTACGCCGAAGGAAGCGGTCAGCGGATTTGCCAGCACGACAATCCTGATGCTGATAGGCGTTGTAATTGTAGGAAGCGCACTGTTTGAGACAGGGGTATGTGATAAGATTGCCTCGGTAGTGACGAAATATGCAAAGACGGAGCGGCAGATGATCATGGCAATCATGATTCTGTCCACCATCATGTCGGCGGGGCTCAGCAATTCAGGAACAGTCGCCGTATTTATTCCGATTATCATCGGTATCACCGCTACAACGAGCTTTTCACGCTCCAAACTGCTGATGTCCGCATTTCTCGGCGCTATGGCGGGAGGCAGGCTGACGCTGGTAGGAGATGCGGCGGTCAATGTACTGATCGGCGATCAGATTAAAGAATTGGGACAGCCATTCGGCTTCTTTGAAATTTCTAAAATCGGCGTTCCGCTTACCATAATCATGCTGATTTATATGTACTTGATCGGCTATAAATTTTTACCGGATATTAAGGTGTACAATGATGAGAGCCAGATTTTCTCCGAACGGGCGCCGAAGGATGCACCGCAGTGGAAGCAGGTGGCTTCCGTGGCAGTTCTCCTCTGTGTTTTCGTGGGGATGATTTTTGAGGACAGGACAGGAATTCCTTCTTACATGGTGGCAATTATGGGAGCGGTTGCCGATGTGCTTCTGGGAATATTTACGGAAAAACAGGCATATCAGCTCGTTAGCATCAAGACGGTAATTCTGCTCGGAGGAATGACGCCGCTGGCTACGGCTCTCAAAAACACGGGAGCGGCCCAGATTATGGCGGATACCCTGATAAGAATCATTGGCGGTTCTACCAACGTGTATTACATAACAATTGTCATTTTCGTCCTGACATGCGTGATGACGCAGTTTATGTCCAACGTAGTGACGATTACGCTGCTGATGCCGATCATCATTGCGATTGCGGAAACAATCGGGGTATTCCCTTCCGCACTGCTGATGGTGCTCTGCATCGCATCCACAATGTCGATTTTAAGCCCGATTGCCTGCCCTCCGGCCAACCTGATTTACGCTTACGGGGGATATAAGTTCTCAGACTATCTGAAGAGCAACATTGGTATGACGGTTGTATTCCTGATTGCCTGTATCATACTGATACCGTTTATCTGGCCTTTATATGTTTAACGGAGGAAAAAATGGATTTACTCATCAATAATGCAGTGGCCGTGGACCCGGATACTGGCATAGAACGAAACATTGCAGCGGGAATTGACAAGGGGCTTATTCAGTTTATTGCGGAACCTCTGACGGGGAGGAAAGCGGAGACTTTAGCCAATGTAATACTGGATGCGGAGGGGGCTTATCTTCAGCCCGGCTGGATTGATTTCCATACACATCTGTTTACAAAGGGAAGCGGCTTCGGTATAAATGGAGATCTGCTGCTGGCATCGGGAGCCGTGATGGCCGTGGATATGGGTACGGCCGGGTGCGCCGGGTATGAGGCGTTTCATCAGCTGGACATTATGCCGAGGACGATCAAAATCAGGAGTTTTCTGAACCTTTCACCGTTAGGCCAGCCTGGCACAGGCATTATGGAACCGCTTGCCCGCACCGCCGTGAAAGAGGAGCAGATGGCTGCGCTGATTGGAAAATACAGGGATGAGATACGGGGAATCAAGGTCAGAGTCAGCCGCCCGATTGTAGGGAATGAGGGCATTGCCCCTCTGGAACACGCACTGGAACTGGGGGAGCGGTTTGGTCTTCCGGTCTGCGTCCACACAACAGATCCTCCCGTGAGGGCGGAAGAGATTGTAAAACGGCTCCGGCCCGGTGATATTTACAGCCATATGTACCATAACAAGGGCATGACAATCCTCAAGGAGGATGGAACCGTACAGCGCGCGTTCCACGACGCCAGGGAGAGAGGCGTCTTCCTGGAAGTGGGGAACGGCAGAATGAATTTTAATTTTGAGGTGGCGGAAAAGGCACTGAAAGAAGGAATTTATCCGGACATTATCAGTAGTGATGCGACCGCAGCCACCTTCGGCAATGCGTCCGATATGAAGGATCTGGCCTTTGTCATGTCGAAATTCCTGAATATGGGAATGCCGCTTCACCGCGTATTCGACTCGGTAACCCGGATTCCGGCCCGCTGTCTCGGGATGGAGAGAGAGGCCGGTGTGCTGGAGGAAGGAAGAAAAGCCGATCTGACCCTGGTGAGACTTGTCAGGAGTAAGGTGGAATTTTCAGATTCCGAAGGCAACATCAGAACCGGAGACAGAATCCTTGCGCCGGAAATGACAATGATTGACGGAAAAATTGTATATCTTCAGGGGCGTCCTGCGATCAGAAAAGGGCGCCGCTGAGCGTCGGCGGACGTAAATGCGATTGTAAAAAGCTGTGTAATTACGGGGAAATCCCGTATTACACAGCTTTTTTTGGAAGGAAACCGCGGGGATGGTGAGAGGGGAATCTTTTTCTCCCGGATTCCCCACCTGCGACAACCTGCAAACCGGGACTGAAGACTCATAACCTCCCTCTCACCATCCCGAATCCCAACCATCCCGGCGGCGTTCTCATTCCTCAACTAACTCCTTATCGCATTGACTCCGCGCCCGGAAATCGCTATACTGTAAGTATTCACAAAAGTAAGCTTAGCGGCAATAGAGGAGACGTTTTATATGGACGACGGTAATTACAACTGGAGTAGGGTCCAGGAATACAGAAGCGAGGTCAGGCATATCTGTTCCGTGCTGGGATGGTCGCTGGTGGCGCTTGTTCTGCTGACTCAGCTTGCGGGAATTCTTTTTGGGCTGATTGGTTATCTGCTGTCCCACTACAAGGTGATGGGCGTTGGAGCGGAATTATATAAGGTGCTGAATTCGGGCTGGTTCTCGATTGCCGGGAGCAATCTGCTCGCCTATGCGCTGGTGCTGCCGGTGACATTTGCCGTCATGGAGCATGTACCCGAGGTCATACCCGAGAAGAAGAGGATGCGGCCCAGTAAATTTATCATGTTTTTCGTCATGACGATGGGGGCCGGATACATTTTAAATATTGTGGGAAGTGTGCTGAACCTGATTGTAGCTGTCTTAACCGGCAGGAATACCTATAATATGAATCCTGTCAACAACCTGTTTGACAGCCTGAATATTGTGGTGATTCTGTATGTTTCCGTGCTCGGGCCGATTATCGAGGAATATATATTCAGATGGAAGCTGATAAACCGTTTGAGGCCGCTGGGAGAAAAGGCAGCGATTCTTTTTTCGGCCCTGATGTTTGGGCTGATGCATGGGAACCTGTCCCAGATCCTTTATGCAACCGCCATCGGCGTGGTGCTGGGATACGTGGCGGTAAAAACGGGAAGAATGAAGTATAACTGCATCCTGCATATTATGATCAACAGTTACTCCACGCTGCTCGTGCTGCTGATGTCAAAAGAACAGTTTTCAATTGCCTATCTGTTCATCGTCCTGGCGGTTCCGGTGATTACGCTGGGGGTAATTGTTGCATCCATCGTCATTTTCTGCGTCAATGTGAAGAGGACGAGGCTGCTTCCGGGGAGATGGCCGGAAGGGATTGAATACAGGGATTTTTCTTCGGCCATGTACTTAAATTCGGGTACGGCTGTATTTATTGTGCTGAACCTGCTGCTGGCCGCTTTCTACCTGTTTGTGGCCTAGAGCATGTTACCGGGCACAGAGTGGACAGAATTATAAATGTGCAGGTGTACCGGCGCCTTGAAGTACTTGACTTTCATTCATGTGGTTACTATAATAAATAGTAATGAATACTATGTGATGCGAATCGCATGACAGGAGGACGACTATGACATATAAAATTATTGGGGACAGCTGCCTGGACCTGACGGAGGAACTGAAGAAGGACGCCCATTTTCAGATGGTGCCTCTCACGCTGCAGGTGGATGATGTCCAGGTGATAGATGATGAGACCTTTGACCAGAAGTCGTTTCTGGGACTGGTGAAGAGCGGGAAGGAGTGTCCGAAGACAGCATGTCCGTCCCCCGAGAAATTTAAAGAGGCATTTGAGTGTGAGGCGGACAATGTGTTCGTCATTACGCTGTCGAGCCATCTGAGCGGCACGTACAATGCGGCCGTCCTGGCAAAGGAATTATATGAGGAAGAACACGGGAAGGACAAGAACATTGCCGTGATTGATTCCCTGTCGGCATCCTCGGGAGAACTGAACGTGGCTCTTACCATAAGGGATCTCTGTGAACAGGATCTTCCCTTTGAGGAGGTGGTAAAGCAGGCCGGGAGCTACCGCGATTCCATGGAAACATTTTTCGTATTGGAGTCACTTGATTTTTTGAGGAAGAACGGACGCCTGACGGGCCTTCAGGCCTTTTTTGCGACAACCCTGAACATCAAGCCGATTATGGCCGGTGACAAGGGCGTTATTGTGAAGCTGGAACAGGCGAGAGGCATGAATAAGGCTCTGTCCCGTATGGCCGACATTGCGATTGCGCGCGGCGGAGATACGAAGGAGAAGAGGCTGATTATTGCCCACTGCAACAACAGGGAAAGGGCGGAGCAGGTCAAAGAACTGCTTTGCCAAAAAGCCTCCTTCAGGGAGACGGTTATAACGGATACCGCGGGTGTGGCTACCGTATATGCCGGGGACGGCGGAGTGATCGTGACGCTTTAACTGAGGACTGAAAGGTCCGCCATATTGAGGAAACAATGAGAAGAAGAAAGAAATTCAGGAAAATATTCATACTGCCGCCGGTGCTTCTGGCGGCAATATTTATATGGCTGGTTGCGTCGCAGAGGGCCAACAGCCGGACTGCGCCCGATATTCTGTCGGGAGGGTCTGTGGAGAATTACAGGGCGTCCGGTAACGGCGGAGATCCGGACGGGAATCTGGGCCTGAGTACGGAAAAACGGGAGGGGGAGACGGAAGAGCTCCTCTTGAAGATTGAAACTGAGCAAAAGGGAGAGCTTGCATCCGGTACTGGCAACGAATTCGGCCATCTTCCGGGAGAGGAGGACGGCAGAGTGTCACTGCTGTTCGGCGGTGACATCTATCTGTCCGATCATGTCCTGAACGCCTATGACAAGGCCGGCGGCGTGGCCGGAATTCTGGATGAAGGGCTGCGAAATGAGATTGCGTCCGCCGATCTATTTATGGCCAATGAAGAATTTCCGTTCAGTGACAGGGGAAGCGCTGCGGAGGATAAACAGTTTACCTTCCGCCTGCCGCCGTCGCGCCTTCACATCATGCAGGAAATCGGTCCCGACATCGTGACGTTGGCCAACAACCATATTCTCGATTACGGCACGGACGCCCTGCTTGATACCTGCGCCCTGTTAGACGGGGCGGGCATCAGGAGGGTAGGAGCGGGAGCCAATCTGGACGATGCAAAAAAGCTGGAAGTGATGGAGGTTAAGGGAAAAAGAATAGGATTCCTGGCGGCCTCCAGGGTAATTCCCGTCTCGTCCTGGACGGTCGGGAAATCCCATCCGGGAGTGCTGACTACCTATGATCCTGCGATTCTCCTGACGGAGATACGGGCCGCGGAGGAACAGTGCGACTATCTTGTCGTTTATATACACTGGGGAATCGAACGAAATACGGAACCGGAAGAATACCAGAGAACCCTGGCAAGGCAGTACATCGACGCAGGCGCCGATCTGGTGGTGGGAAGCCATCCCCACGTGCTCCAGGGGATCGAGTATTATAAAGGAAAGCCCATCCTGTACAGCCTCGGGAACTTTGTGTTTGGAAGCTCGATACCGCAGACCATGCTGGTGCGCGTGGATGTGGATGAGGAGAACGGAGCCGTCCTGTCGGTTATTCCCGCCACATCCTCGGCCGGTTATACAAGGCAGATGGATGCGGGGAAGAAACCGGGATTTTATGAGGGCCTGAAAGCGCTCTCCTTTGATATTACGGTTGACGGGGAGGGCACCATTCACCCTGGTACGCCCCAGTCTCCTTAAATGCCCTGGTGAGGGAGTTTAAGAACAGCCGCTTGTTGCCGCTCCATTCGGGGGCAATCAGCAGCTTTTTCGGGCCGTCGCCGCTGAGCCGGTGGATGACGATGTCCGGCGGCAGCAGGCGGATGCATTTCAGAATCAGTTCAATATATTCGTCCATGGACATGACAGGGAACAGGGCCGCCTCATAGAGGGCGGCCAGTTCTGTTTCTTTGAGTATATGGAGCAGCTGCAGCTTGATTCCGTCGATGCGGGGGGAGAAACTGCCGAGATAGCGGATTGTTTCAAGCATCATTTCTTCCGTCTCCCCGGGCAGGCCGAGGATGACATGGACGATTACCGTGAGTCCGGCCTCTTTCAGTCTTTTGACGGCCGTCTCAAAGCAGGAAAGCTCATATCCGCGCCGGATCAGAACGGCCGTCGGTTCGTGGATGGTCTGCAGTCCCAGCTCCACCCACACCGGTTTTTCTCGGTTTATATCCGCAAGCAGGGCGATTGTTTCCGGCGGGAGACAGTCGGGGCGGGTGCCGATGGACAGGGCGGCTGTGCCGGGATGGGAGACTGCCTCCCTAAACAGCGTTTCCAGATACCCGATGGGGGCATAGGTGTTTGTATAGGACTGGAAATAGGCAATGTAACGTCCGTCCTTTATCTTTGACCGGACCAGAGATTTTGCAGCTTCGATCTGTTCGGTAACCGAGCCGCGGCGAGGTTCGGCGAAATCACCGGAACCTCCCCGGCTGCAGAAGATACAGCCGCCCGTTCCGGCTGTGCCGTCCCGGTTCGGACAGGTCATGCCGCCGTCCAGTGCCAGCTTATAAACCTTTTCGCCAAAGGTCTGTTTCAGATAATAATTCAGGGAATAGTAGGGTTTGTCGCCCCAGACAGGTGAAGCCGATGGTACCATGATGCCGTTCCGCCTTTCAGGTTTTTTTATAAATGATATTAGGTGGGTTATTTTACAAAGTGCCTCTAATAGTATACAGGATATATGTCCTTTCTGGCAAGAACCGGGACCAGAAGGGAAAACCAGCGCAGACGCGTCTGAATTGTTACAAATATTTTATAGAAAAATCAGAGAATATCGTATTGAGACATGACAAATGGGATGGTATACTGTAATCAAAGATAACTATGAAGGTACTGAATAGTTATAATCAAAGAAAACATGGGGAAAAGGAGAAAAATCATGACAGTACAGGATACCCTTCAGAAGCTTGACACGCAGGAAGCAAAGAAAATCATGACAGAGCTTTACGGCGGGGCAGGCGCCGCTGAGAATACGGAACGTTACCGTCAGGTGGTCAATGGCTTTAAGATGACATATGGGGACAATGATATTCTGCTGTTCAGCGCTCCCGGACGGACCGAAATCAGCGGAAACCACACGGATCACAACCATGGCAAAGTGCTTGCCGGCAGTATTAACCTGGACTGCGTGGGCGCCGCCGCGAAGAACGGAACGGACACGGTCCGTATACTGAGCGAGACATTTAACCAGAAATTTATCATCAGTCTGAAGGATTTAAAACCCAGCCCGCAGATGGCGGGGACCATCGATTTAACGAAGGGGATTCTTCAGGGCTTTAAGGAAAAAGGATATGAGATAGGAGGTTTTGACGCCTACATAACGAGCAACGTCATAAGCGCGGCCGGAGTCAGCTCTTCCGCGGCATATGAGATGCTGATCTGTTCCATGCTCAATACCTTCTTCAATGATGGAAAGATGGATGTGGTTGCATATTCCCACATTGGAAAATATTCGGAGAACAACTTCTGGAACAAGGCATCCGGCCTTTTAGACCAGATGGCCTGTGCGGTGGGCGGACTGATCACGATTGATTTCAAGAATCCGGAGAAACCGGTTGTGGAGAAAATTGATTTTGACTTCGGAGCCCAGGACCACAGCCTGGTGATTGTCAATACGGGCAAGGGCCATGCGGATCTGAGCGCGGATTATTCCTCCGTGCCTTTGGAGATGAGAAAGGTAGCGGCCTATTTTGGAAAAGAAGCCTGTGCCGATATCACGGAAGAGGAAGTGATATCGAATATGGCCGAGCTGCGTGCCTGCGCCGGAGACCGTTCCGTGATGAGAGCGCTCCATTTCTTTGAG is part of the [Clostridium] symbiosum genome and encodes:
- a CDS encoding SLC13 family permease, whose amino-acid sequence is MEPSTLTIIILILAVISFLLEKIPVNMTVMLTLCALVLTGLVTPKEAVSGFASTTILMLIGVVIVGSALFETGVCDKIASVVTKYAKTERQMIMAIMILSTIMSAGLSNSGTVAVFIPIIIGITATTSFSRSKLLMSAFLGAMAGGRLTLVGDAAVNVLIGDQIKELGQPFGFFEISKIGVPLTIIMLIYMYLIGYKFLPDIKVYNDESQIFSERAPKDAPQWKQVASVAVLLCVFVGMIFEDRTGIPSYMVAIMGAVADVLLGIFTEKQAYQLVSIKTVILLGGMTPLATALKNTGAAQIMADTLIRIIGGSTNVYYITIVIFVLTCVMTQFMSNVVTITLLMPIIIAIAETIGVFPSALLMVLCIASTMSILSPIACPPANLIYAYGGYKFSDYLKSNIGMTVVFLIACIILIPFIWPLYV
- a CDS encoding amidohydrolase family protein, producing the protein MDLLINNAVAVDPDTGIERNIAAGIDKGLIQFIAEPLTGRKAETLANVILDAEGAYLQPGWIDFHTHLFTKGSGFGINGDLLLASGAVMAVDMGTAGCAGYEAFHQLDIMPRTIKIRSFLNLSPLGQPGTGIMEPLARTAVKEEQMAALIGKYRDEIRGIKVRVSRPIVGNEGIAPLEHALELGERFGLPVCVHTTDPPVRAEEIVKRLRPGDIYSHMYHNKGMTILKEDGTVQRAFHDARERGVFLEVGNGRMNFNFEVAEKALKEGIYPDIISSDATAATFGNASDMKDLAFVMSKFLNMGMPLHRVFDSVTRIPARCLGMEREAGVLEEGRKADLTLVRLVRSKVEFSDSEGNIRTGDRILAPEMTMIDGKIVYLQGRPAIRKGRR
- a CDS encoding type II CAAX endopeptidase family protein, which codes for MDDGNYNWSRVQEYRSEVRHICSVLGWSLVALVLLTQLAGILFGLIGYLLSHYKVMGVGAELYKVLNSGWFSIAGSNLLAYALVLPVTFAVMEHVPEVIPEKKRMRPSKFIMFFVMTMGAGYILNIVGSVLNLIVAVLTGRNTYNMNPVNNLFDSLNIVVILYVSVLGPIIEEYIFRWKLINRLRPLGEKAAILFSALMFGLMHGNLSQILYATAIGVVLGYVAVKTGRMKYNCILHIMINSYSTLLVLLMSKEQFSIAYLFIVLAVPVITLGVIVASIVIFCVNVKRTRLLPGRWPEGIEYRDFSSAMYLNSGTAVFIVLNLLLAAFYLFVA
- a CDS encoding DegV family protein — translated: MTYKIIGDSCLDLTEELKKDAHFQMVPLTLQVDDVQVIDDETFDQKSFLGLVKSGKECPKTACPSPEKFKEAFECEADNVFVITLSSHLSGTYNAAVLAKELYEEEHGKDKNIAVIDSLSASSGELNVALTIRDLCEQDLPFEEVVKQAGSYRDSMETFFVLESLDFLRKNGRLTGLQAFFATTLNIKPIMAGDKGVIVKLEQARGMNKALSRMADIAIARGGDTKEKRLIIAHCNNRERAEQVKELLCQKASFRETVITDTAGVATVYAGDGGVIVTL
- a CDS encoding CapA family protein: MRRRKKFRKIFILPPVLLAAIFIWLVASQRANSRTAPDILSGGSVENYRASGNGGDPDGNLGLSTEKREGETEELLLKIETEQKGELASGTGNEFGHLPGEEDGRVSLLFGGDIYLSDHVLNAYDKAGGVAGILDEGLRNEIASADLFMANEEFPFSDRGSAAEDKQFTFRLPPSRLHIMQEIGPDIVTLANNHILDYGTDALLDTCALLDGAGIRRVGAGANLDDAKKLEVMEVKGKRIGFLAASRVIPVSSWTVGKSHPGVLTTYDPAILLTEIRAAEEQCDYLVVYIHWGIERNTEPEEYQRTLARQYIDAGADLVVGSHPHVLQGIEYYKGKPILYSLGNFVFGSSIPQTMLVRVDVDEENGAVLSVIPATSSAGYTRQMDAGKKPGFYEGLKALSFDITVDGEGTIHPGTPQSP
- a CDS encoding TIGR01212 family radical SAM protein (This family includes YhcC from E. coli K-12, an uncharacterized radical SAM protein.) gives rise to the protein MVPSASPVWGDKPYYSLNYYLKQTFGEKVYKLALDGGMTCPNRDGTAGTGGCIFCSRGGSGDFAEPRRGSVTEQIEAAKSLVRSKIKDGRYIAYFQSYTNTYAPIGYLETLFREAVSHPGTAALSIGTRPDCLPPETIALLADINREKPVWVELGLQTIHEPTAVLIRRGYELSCFETAVKRLKEAGLTVIVHVILGLPGETEEMMLETIRYLGSFSPRIDGIKLQLLHILKETELAALYEAALFPVMSMDEYIELILKCIRLLPPDIVIHRLSGDGPKKLLIAPEWSGNKRLFLNSLTRAFKETGAYQGEWCPPRQP
- a CDS encoding galactokinase family protein codes for the protein MTVQDTLQKLDTQEAKKIMTELYGGAGAAENTERYRQVVNGFKMTYGDNDILLFSAPGRTEISGNHTDHNHGKVLAGSINLDCVGAAAKNGTDTVRILSETFNQKFIISLKDLKPSPQMAGTIDLTKGILQGFKEKGYEIGGFDAYITSNVISAAGVSSSAAYEMLICSMLNTFFNDGKMDVVAYSHIGKYSENNFWNKASGLLDQMACAVGGLITIDFKNPEKPVVEKIDFDFGAQDHSLVIVNTGKGHADLSADYSSVPLEMRKVAAYFGKEACADITEEEVISNMAELRACAGDRSVMRALHFFEENKRVEAEVKALKEGDFGTFLENITASGNSSWKWLQNVYTTADVQEQGISIALALTELFIGKKKKGACRIHGGGFAGVIMVMLPNELIEEYVAYIEGAIGEGNAYRMSIRPYGAICVNEKM